A single region of the Demequina sp. genome encodes:
- a CDS encoding histidine kinase: MELGTYARDLQRQLVDTAEAGGEDAREIAERLVYGLDATARLVLLDALSAATAEITRDLAPGSVDVRLRGRDVEFVVTPAAAEAEADEREANEFTDASTSRTTIRLPDSLKIRVDDAAAADGMSVNTWMVRAIADALQRKPRRAAKRTARTGDSFTGWAG, from the coding sequence ATGGAACTCGGAACCTATGCTCGCGACCTGCAGCGCCAACTCGTCGACACCGCAGAGGCGGGCGGCGAGGACGCCCGCGAGATCGCGGAGAGACTCGTCTACGGCCTCGACGCGACGGCGCGCCTAGTGCTGCTCGACGCCCTCTCGGCCGCCACGGCCGAGATCACCCGCGACCTGGCGCCGGGATCCGTCGACGTGCGGTTGCGCGGCCGCGACGTGGAGTTCGTCGTGACGCCAGCCGCGGCCGAGGCGGAGGCCGACGAACGCGAGGCCAACGAATTCACCGACGCCAGCACCTCCCGCACCACCATCCGCCTGCCGGACTCCCTCAAGATCAGGGTGGACGACGCGGCGGCCGCCGACGGCATGTCCGTCAACACCTGGATGGTCCGCGCCATCGCGGACGCCCTCCAGCGCAAGCCACGACGCGCCGCAAAGCGCACCGCCCGTACGGGCGACAGCTTCACCGGCTGGGCCGGCTAG
- a CDS encoding DUF4097 family beta strand repeat-containing protein yields the protein MPTFTTTGPIDVAIKVPSGSVDVIASDRPDAVVTVKPANPGRDQDVRAARETTVEFDGSRLTIVAPKPKVAVFGTTESIEVTVEVPTSSRLTAEASVGPVGTSGVLGATRIKAAIGGARVGDTGDLWVHATHGQVTAGRVAGDLDASCDHGSIRVKSVAGAANLKSSHGNITIGDVGGEVEAKMSYGDLEISSAAASVAAKTAYGAIEIGEVSSGAIELESGFGSLTVGVREGVPAWLDLLSKNGHVRNDLASQDAPTSTEGSVSVHARTNFGHIAIHRAA from the coding sequence ATGCCCACTTTCACCACCACCGGTCCCATCGACGTCGCCATCAAGGTCCCCAGCGGGAGCGTTGACGTCATTGCGAGTGACAGGCCCGACGCTGTAGTCACCGTCAAGCCCGCCAACCCGGGACGCGACCAGGACGTTCGCGCGGCTCGCGAGACCACCGTCGAGTTCGACGGCTCGCGCCTCACGATCGTCGCCCCAAAGCCCAAGGTCGCCGTGTTCGGCACTACCGAGTCCATCGAGGTCACCGTGGAGGTGCCCACCAGCTCGCGCCTCACGGCCGAGGCCAGCGTGGGACCCGTGGGAACGTCGGGCGTGCTCGGTGCCACGCGCATCAAGGCCGCAATAGGAGGCGCCAGGGTGGGCGACACCGGCGATCTGTGGGTGCACGCCACCCACGGCCAGGTGACAGCCGGCCGCGTCGCGGGCGACCTCGATGCCTCGTGCGACCACGGCTCCATCCGGGTCAAGTCCGTCGCGGGCGCGGCCAACCTCAAGTCATCGCACGGCAACATCACCATTGGGGACGTGGGCGGCGAGGTCGAGGCGAAGATGTCCTATGGTGACCTCGAGATCTCCTCTGCTGCCGCCTCCGTCGCCGCAAAGACGGCGTACGGCGCCATCGAGATCGGCGAGGTCAGCTCGGGTGCCATCGAGCTGGAGAGCGGCTTCGGCTCGCTCACCGTTGGCGTCCGCGAAGGCGTGCCAGCGTGGCTGGATCTGTTGTCCAAGAACGGCCACGTGCGCAATGACCTCGCGAGCCAGGACGCCCCTACATCGACCGAAGGGTCGGTCTCTGTGCACGCGCGAACCAACTTCGGTCACATCGCGATCCACCGGGCTGCGTAA
- a CDS encoding ABC transporter permease, whose translation MRLGKGARVTLAVVTGFILVGLYVPLFVVLVNSFSTSTSLSWPPPGFTLEWWGKAFQSEGAADAVATSVVIALIATATATVLGTLLSFALQRFAFFGRQAISLLIVLPIALPGIITGIALNNFFRTILGVPLSLWTVVIAHATFCIVTVFNNVIARLRRTGVNLEDASADLGAGVWTTFRLVTFPQLRSALMAGGLLAFALSFDEIIVTTFTAGSGVTTLPIFILNNMFRPNQAPIVAVIAVVLVVVSIIPIYLAQRLAGSEQTHR comes from the coding sequence ATGCGACTAGGCAAAGGCGCTCGCGTCACCCTCGCGGTGGTGACGGGATTCATCCTCGTTGGGCTCTATGTGCCGCTGTTCGTGGTGCTCGTGAACTCGTTCTCCACGTCCACTTCGCTCTCCTGGCCGCCGCCCGGCTTCACGCTCGAGTGGTGGGGGAAGGCGTTCCAAAGCGAGGGGGCGGCCGACGCTGTTGCGACTTCCGTTGTCATCGCACTTATCGCCACGGCCACGGCCACGGTGCTGGGCACGCTGCTTTCCTTCGCCCTGCAGCGCTTCGCGTTCTTCGGACGCCAGGCGATCTCGCTGCTGATCGTGCTGCCCATCGCGCTTCCCGGCATCATCACCGGCATCGCGCTCAACAACTTCTTCCGCACCATCCTTGGGGTGCCGCTGTCGCTGTGGACGGTGGTCATCGCGCACGCGACGTTCTGCATCGTCACCGTGTTCAACAACGTCATCGCGCGCCTGCGCCGCACGGGCGTGAACCTCGAGGATGCGTCCGCCGACCTCGGCGCCGGCGTGTGGACCACGTTCCGGCTGGTGACGTTCCCCCAGCTGCGTTCCGCGCTCATGGCCGGCGGGCTCTTGGCGTTCGCGCTCAGCTTCGACGAGATCATCGTCACGACCTTCACCGCCGGCTCCGGCGTGACCACTCTGCCGATCTTCATCCTCAACAACATGTTCCGGCCCAACCAGGCGCCGATCGTCGCGGTGATCGCGGTGGTGCTCGTCGTGGTCTCCATCATCCCCATATACCTGGCGCAGCGCCTCGCGGGATCGGAGCAGACGCACCGCTGA
- a CDS encoding ABC transporter permease codes for MAVTDTTTAEAGHIAPPRQSPARKTSAFLSTHPRTRLTLLLTAPLFWLVVVYVVALALLLVTAFWQVDTFTGEIQREWTFDNIITVVTGSLYQTVTVRTLGIAIAVTFIDVMIALPIAFFMAKVASPRAQRLLVIAVLMPLWASYLVKAYAWRSVLSSDGILEWILKPFGLHSPGYGIPATIITLSYLWLPYVILPIYAGLERVPDSLLEASADLGGTASRTMRSVVLPLAFPAIVAGTIFAFALSLGDYITVNIVGGASQMLGNLVYTNVGAANNLPLAAAIALIPIVIIFGYLALVKRTGALDNL; via the coding sequence TTGGCGGTAACCGACACCACGACTGCCGAGGCGGGGCACATCGCTCCGCCTCGGCAGTCGCCAGCCAGGAAGACGTCCGCCTTCCTGTCCACCCACCCGCGAACGCGGCTCACGCTGCTGCTCACCGCGCCGCTGTTCTGGCTCGTCGTCGTGTACGTGGTGGCGCTCGCGCTGCTGCTCGTCACCGCGTTCTGGCAGGTAGACACCTTCACCGGTGAGATCCAGCGCGAGTGGACGTTCGACAACATCATCACGGTCGTCACGGGTTCCCTGTATCAGACGGTGACCGTGCGCACCCTCGGCATCGCGATCGCCGTGACGTTCATCGACGTCATGATCGCGCTGCCGATCGCCTTCTTCATGGCCAAGGTCGCTTCGCCGCGGGCGCAGCGGCTGCTCGTCATCGCCGTGCTCATGCCCCTGTGGGCGTCGTACCTGGTCAAGGCCTACGCCTGGCGCTCCGTGCTGTCCTCAGACGGCATCCTCGAGTGGATCCTCAAGCCCTTTGGGCTGCACTCCCCCGGCTACGGCATCCCCGCGACCATCATCACGCTGTCCTACCTGTGGCTTCCGTACGTGATCCTGCCCATCTACGCGGGCCTGGAGCGCGTCCCCGATTCGCTGCTCGAGGCCTCCGCCGACCTCGGCGGCACGGCCTCGCGAACCATGCGCTCGGTGGTGCTTCCCCTCGCATTCCCCGCGATCGTCGCCGGCACGATCTTCGCGTTCGCGCTCTCTCTCGGCGACTACATCACCGTCAACATCGTCGGCGGCGCCAGCCAGATGCTCGGCAACCTCGTCTACACCAACGTCGGCGCGGCGAACAATCTGCCCCTCGCCGCCGCGATCGCCCTCATCCCCATCGTCATCATCTTCGGCTACCTCGCGCTCGTGAAGCGCACGGGCGCCCTGGACAACCTGTAG
- a CDS encoding ABC transporter substrate-binding protein, with protein MRDITRGRRAAVASALAAGALVALTACGSSGGDEPAAMATALGDMEDSVSILAWPGYVEDGSNDPSVDWVTGFTDKTGCKVVSKSYGTSDEAVSLMKTGDYDVVAASGDATLRLIAAKDVAPVNTDLIPSYAGVFDFLKNQAWNSVDGVSYGVPHGYGANLLLYNTDVVTPAPTSWSVVFDGASAYSGKVTAYDSPIYIADAALYLMKTQPDLGIKNPYALDQAQFDASVALLKDQRAHVGEYWSDYLKEIQAFESGDSVVGTTWQVIQNVLAGEVSNTAAVLPSEGATGWSDTWMIASKAKSPNCAYAWLDWIASPEVNAQATAYFGEAPSSQDACNYRDDCEAYHAGDADYAAQIWYWTTPIADCVDGRTDVKCIDYAKWTEAWSEIKG; from the coding sequence ATGCGAGACATCACACGCGGGCGGCGCGCAGCAGTCGCATCCGCCCTTGCCGCGGGGGCGCTCGTTGCGCTTACCGCCTGCGGCAGTTCGGGTGGCGACGAGCCAGCCGCAATGGCGACGGCCCTGGGCGACATGGAGGACTCGGTATCGATCCTCGCGTGGCCCGGATACGTCGAGGACGGCAGCAACGACCCCTCGGTGGACTGGGTGACCGGCTTCACCGACAAGACGGGGTGCAAGGTCGTGTCCAAGTCGTACGGCACCTCCGACGAGGCCGTGAGCCTCATGAAGACGGGCGACTACGACGTGGTCGCGGCCTCCGGCGACGCCACGCTGCGCCTCATCGCGGCGAAGGACGTGGCACCCGTCAACACGGACCTGATCCCCAGTTATGCGGGCGTCTTCGACTTCCTGAAGAACCAGGCGTGGAACTCGGTTGACGGCGTCAGTTACGGCGTGCCCCACGGATACGGCGCCAACCTGCTGCTGTACAACACGGATGTCGTGACCCCGGCGCCGACGTCGTGGAGCGTGGTCTTCGACGGCGCCTCCGCGTACAGCGGCAAGGTGACGGCGTATGACTCGCCGATCTACATCGCGGACGCGGCGCTGTATCTCATGAAGACGCAGCCCGACCTCGGCATCAAGAACCCCTACGCGCTCGACCAGGCGCAGTTCGACGCCTCGGTTGCGCTCCTCAAGGATCAGCGTGCTCACGTTGGCGAGTACTGGTCCGACTACCTCAAGGAGATCCAGGCGTTCGAGTCCGGCGACTCCGTGGTGGGGACCACGTGGCAGGTCATCCAGAACGTGCTGGCCGGCGAGGTCAGCAACACCGCGGCCGTGCTTCCGAGCGAGGGCGCAACAGGGTGGTCAGACACCTGGATGATCGCGTCCAAGGCCAAGAGCCCCAACTGCGCTTACGCGTGGCTCGACTGGATCGCCAGCCCGGAGGTCAACGCACAGGCGACCGCCTACTTCGGTGAGGCCCCGTCCAGCCAGGATGCCTGCAACTACCGCGACGACTGCGAGGCCTACCACGCAGGCGACGCGGACTACGCGGCACAGATCTGGTACTGGACCACGCCGATCGCGGACTGCGTCGACGGCCGCACCGATGTGAAGTGCATCGACTACGCCAAGTGGACAGAGGCCTGGTCGGAGATCAAGGGCTGA
- a CDS encoding TOBE domain-containing protein, with protein sequence MRSAQGTIVESIYLGSGIRRVVDLDAGPRVSVLEHNDRSRKADKDRGDRVHVSWHDDDVVALIPPGT encoded by the coding sequence ATGCGCAGCGCCCAGGGAACGATCGTCGAATCCATCTACCTTGGCAGCGGCATCCGCCGTGTGGTGGATCTCGATGCAGGGCCGCGAGTGAGCGTGCTTGAGCACAACGACCGGTCACGGAAGGCGGACAAGGACCGGGGGGACCGGGTCCACGTGAGCTGGCACGACGACGATGTCGTGGCACTCATCCCACCTGGTACTTAA
- a CDS encoding ABC transporter ATP-binding protein: MLGPSGSGKTTVLRLIAGFAQPTSGTVELFGEDVTHAAPFDRDVNTVFQDYALFPHMNVIDNVAYGLRVRGMKKADRHERAMRALASVRLDHLSTRKPSELSGGQRQRVALARATVVQPKVLLLDEPLGALDLKLREQMQVELKQIQRDLGITFIFVTHDQEEALTLSDRIAVFNDGRIEQLGTPFELYERPSSHFVADFVGTSNLFGEEHARTLLGRDGEFSVRPEKLTLGEEPPQRRACAAPRERSSNPSTLAAASAVWWISMQGRE, translated from the coding sequence ATGCTCGGACCCTCCGGCTCCGGCAAGACGACGGTGCTGCGCCTGATCGCCGGTTTCGCCCAGCCCACGTCGGGAACCGTGGAGCTCTTCGGCGAGGACGTGACCCACGCCGCGCCGTTCGACCGCGACGTCAACACGGTCTTCCAGGACTACGCGCTGTTCCCCCACATGAACGTGATCGACAACGTGGCCTACGGCCTGCGCGTGCGCGGCATGAAGAAGGCCGATCGCCACGAGCGCGCCATGCGGGCCCTCGCCTCCGTGCGCCTCGACCATCTGTCCACCCGCAAGCCCTCCGAACTCTCCGGGGGCCAGCGCCAGCGCGTAGCGCTGGCCCGTGCCACGGTGGTGCAGCCCAAGGTGCTGCTCCTCGACGAGCCGCTCGGCGCGCTAGACCTCAAGCTCCGCGAGCAGATGCAGGTGGAGCTCAAGCAGATCCAGCGCGACCTCGGCATCACCTTCATCTTCGTGACGCACGATCAGGAAGAGGCGCTGACCCTGAGCGACCGCATCGCGGTGTTCAACGACGGCCGCATCGAGCAGCTCGGCACCCCGTTCGAGCTCTACGAGCGCCCCAGTTCCCACTTCGTCGCCGACTTCGTCGGCACGTCCAACCTCTTTGGCGAGGAGCACGCCCGCACCCTCTTGGGCCGCGACGGCGAGTTCTCCGTTCGACCAGAGAAACTGACCCTTGGCGAGGAGCCGCCACAGCGTCGGGCATGCGCAGCGCCCAGGGAACGATCGTCGAATCCATCTACCTTGGCAGCGGCATCCGCCGTGTGGTGGATCTCGATGCAGGGCCGCGAGTGA
- a CDS encoding GntR family transcriptional regulator, translating to MPRSTGQRDAHRSVVFAPLDATGRAELVARRLSDAIISGLLHDGEKLPSEADLARSMGVALVTAREALEVLRVNSLVETRRGREGGSFVTYDKDAARRVLEQRLQGHSRIALRDLATHLSAIAGTAAELAAQRASDDDVHTLQAIHRDADLSTEGGARRALLRFQLEVAAISQSPRLVREEVRLQSEAGPLMWLCLRDEEYRRRSALAREEAIEAIAAVDAAAARGAILGLIEEAMMWLIDEKLRLG from the coding sequence ATGCCACGCTCCACCGGTCAGCGCGACGCGCACCGCTCGGTGGTCTTCGCGCCGCTGGACGCCACGGGGCGCGCGGAGCTCGTGGCCAGGCGGCTAAGCGACGCGATCATCAGCGGCCTGCTGCACGACGGTGAGAAGCTCCCGAGCGAGGCCGATCTCGCCCGCTCCATGGGCGTGGCGCTCGTCACCGCTCGAGAGGCGCTCGAGGTCCTCCGGGTGAACTCCCTGGTAGAGACCCGACGCGGGCGTGAGGGCGGCAGTTTCGTCACCTACGACAAGGACGCGGCTAGGCGCGTGCTCGAGCAGCGGCTCCAGGGCCACTCGCGGATCGCACTGCGCGATCTCGCCACCCACCTCTCCGCGATCGCGGGCACGGCGGCGGAGCTAGCCGCCCAACGCGCGAGCGACGACGACGTCCACACCCTGCAAGCCATCCACCGCGATGCCGACCTCAGTACGGAAGGAGGCGCGCGTCGGGCCTTGCTGCGCTTCCAACTGGAAGTTGCCGCTATCAGCCAGTCCCCTCGGCTGGTGCGCGAGGAGGTGCGGCTGCAGTCCGAGGCGGGCCCACTTATGTGGCTGTGCCTGCGCGACGAGGAGTACCGACGCCGCTCCGCGCTCGCGCGCGAAGAGGCCATCGAGGCCATCGCCGCGGTGGACGCGGCCGCGGCCAGGGGCGCGATACTTGGGTTGATCGAGGAGGCGATGATGTGGCTCATCGACGAGAAGCTGAGGCTGGGATGA
- a CDS encoding HipA domain-containing protein — translation MTDDVEGRVRFAYDADYRAQPRPTPLSLSMPLRDEEHLGTAPARWIDNLLPDNDRLRAALAAKFGERTDSAYVLLHHVGLDLAGAVQFAPSGESLDRSSTRIPWSSERIASEIDRLRADPATAAPERRLGHWSLAGQFGKFALTRDGDAWIEPRADAPSTHIFKVGMPGLPGSDIAEFVTMRAAAALGIAASRVELGTFEGRMAVIVERFDRIVADGAVRRVHQEDFCQMLGYSRSVKYEFDGGPSLKVVTDAIRRHVTPADRERSLNQLALLQAFNMLIAGTDGHAKNHSLLLHGSEARLAPAYDVISAGLFETPETAFASGRMAFRFGGSYNLRPLAPKRVLYASGSLAVDADWFRGRLVEMAEGVGDALLAALDQAQATTGSSSELETLRGRAAVVGDNCETLARTLRTQR, via the coding sequence ATGACTGACGACGTCGAAGGGCGCGTGCGGTTCGCCTACGACGCTGACTATCGTGCGCAACCACGACCGACGCCACTGTCACTGTCCATGCCGCTGAGGGACGAGGAGCACTTGGGCACTGCGCCCGCCAGGTGGATCGACAACCTGCTTCCCGACAATGACCGCCTCCGTGCCGCCCTGGCCGCGAAGTTCGGCGAACGCACCGATTCGGCGTACGTACTCCTCCATCACGTGGGCCTCGACCTTGCGGGGGCCGTGCAGTTTGCTCCTTCTGGTGAGTCGCTGGACCGCAGCAGTACTCGGATCCCCTGGAGTTCCGAGCGGATCGCAAGCGAAATAGACAGGCTCCGCGCGGACCCCGCGACCGCCGCCCCCGAACGCAGGCTCGGTCATTGGTCGCTTGCGGGCCAGTTCGGGAAATTCGCGCTGACGCGCGATGGCGACGCCTGGATCGAGCCGCGGGCTGACGCCCCCAGCACCCACATCTTCAAGGTAGGCATGCCGGGCCTTCCTGGCTCTGACATTGCGGAGTTCGTGACGATGCGCGCGGCGGCCGCGTTGGGCATTGCAGCGTCGCGTGTCGAGCTCGGGACGTTTGAGGGGCGAATGGCCGTCATCGTCGAGCGCTTCGACCGCATCGTGGCCGACGGAGCCGTGAGGCGAGTGCACCAAGAGGACTTCTGCCAGATGCTGGGGTATAGCCGATCGGTCAAGTACGAGTTCGACGGCGGGCCGTCGCTCAAGGTCGTGACCGACGCGATCCGACGCCACGTCACGCCCGCGGACAGGGAGCGATCACTGAACCAGCTCGCTCTACTGCAAGCCTTCAACATGCTCATCGCTGGCACCGATGGTCACGCCAAGAACCACTCGCTGCTTCTTCACGGTTCTGAGGCGCGGCTGGCACCGGCGTACGACGTAATCTCGGCGGGCCTGTTCGAGACACCTGAGACGGCGTTTGCCTCCGGGCGGATGGCGTTCAGGTTTGGCGGCTCGTACAATCTCCGACCGCTGGCGCCGAAGCGGGTGCTCTACGCATCCGGAAGCCTGGCCGTCGACGCGGACTGGTTTCGGGGACGGCTCGTCGAGATGGCCGAGGGTGTGGGAGACGCGCTACTGGCCGCGCTCGATCAGGCGCAGGCGACCACCGGCTCATCCTCGGAACTTGAAACCTTGCGTGGTCGAGCCGCAGTTGTTGGCGACAACTGCGAGACGCTCGCGCGCACGCTTCGCACACAACGTTAA
- a CDS encoding helix-turn-helix domain-containing protein has protein sequence MSTAADRRLPVIALDAQDLGAQIRSARRAKGWSQQELADRVGTSRQWVVSVEKGAPTARIDLVLQALRWTGLVVDVIPESLGSPWTRSRAADNDARRLPGRTPCRGHD, from the coding sequence ATGTCAACCGCAGCTGACAGGAGGCTCCCGGTGATCGCCCTCGATGCACAGGACCTCGGCGCGCAGATCCGCTCGGCACGCCGCGCGAAGGGTTGGTCGCAGCAGGAACTCGCCGATCGCGTGGGCACCTCAAGGCAGTGGGTCGTGTCCGTGGAGAAGGGTGCCCCAACCGCGCGGATCGACCTGGTACTTCAAGCGCTGAGGTGGACAGGCCTCGTCGTTGACGTCATCCCGGAGTCTCTGGGCAGCCCCTGGACCAGATCACGGGCAGCGGACAATGACGCTCGACGTCTACCTGGGCGGACACCGTGCCGGGGTCATGACTGA
- a CDS encoding ABC-F family ATP-binding cassette domain-containing protein yields the protein MAHLLGVESVHVDFGMGTVLGSVTLGLQDGDRVGIVGANGAGKSTLLKILAGRMAPHEGRVTSARGTRVGVLDQSDHVDTDLTVLEAIVGDADTHEWASDPRIRDVMSGLVPDLPPDAVVGSLSGGQQRRVALAHVLVGEHDVLILDEPTNHLDVEGVTWLAEHLKQRWPASRSGLAVVTHDRWFLDEVTTATWEVHDGEVDQYEGGYAAYVLQRVERERISNVTEQRRQNLMRKELAWLRRGAPARTSKPKFRIDAANALIADVPPVRDPIQLQRMATARLGKDVVELIRASVSYGDKRVLNEIDWSLGPGQRVGLLGENGAGKSTLLRLITGELEPTSGRVKRGQTVRVAALSQQLAELEEHRDERVSALVKRYSSVTLADGSELTPGQLLERLGFSSAQLKTPVGRLSGGQRRRLQILVVLLGEPNVLVLDEPTNDLDTDMLAALEDLLDAWPGTLVVVSHDRYLMERVTDEQFAVIDGGLRHLPGGVDEYVALSRARRRGSGGVGTFGPASVEVVPGRKTAAEHPASTSTGRQADRRVLTKELQAVERRMARIASEVSRLHEQMAAHEQSDYAGVGKLADSLRALEAENAELEERWLELSESLN from the coding sequence GTGGCACACCTCCTTGGCGTCGAGTCGGTCCACGTGGACTTCGGCATGGGGACCGTGCTCGGATCGGTCACGCTGGGCCTCCAGGACGGCGACCGCGTCGGCATCGTGGGCGCCAACGGCGCCGGGAAGTCCACGCTGCTGAAGATCCTCGCGGGCCGCATGGCACCCCATGAGGGAAGGGTCACCTCCGCCCGCGGCACCCGTGTAGGCGTCCTCGACCAAAGCGACCACGTGGACACCGACCTCACCGTTCTCGAGGCGATCGTCGGCGACGCGGACACCCACGAGTGGGCGTCGGACCCGCGCATTCGCGACGTCATGTCCGGCCTCGTCCCAGACCTCCCGCCCGACGCTGTGGTCGGCTCCCTCTCCGGCGGCCAGCAGCGCAGGGTCGCGTTGGCACACGTGCTGGTTGGCGAGCACGACGTGCTGATCCTCGACGAGCCCACCAACCACCTCGACGTCGAGGGCGTGACCTGGCTCGCGGAGCACCTCAAGCAGCGCTGGCCCGCGTCCCGCTCCGGCCTGGCCGTCGTCACCCACGACCGCTGGTTCCTCGACGAGGTCACCACCGCGACGTGGGAGGTGCACGACGGCGAGGTGGACCAGTACGAGGGCGGATACGCCGCCTATGTGCTTCAGCGCGTGGAGCGCGAGCGGATCTCGAACGTCACCGAGCAGCGTCGGCAGAACCTCATGCGCAAGGAACTGGCCTGGCTTAGGCGCGGCGCCCCCGCGCGCACGTCCAAGCCCAAGTTCCGCATCGACGCGGCCAACGCGCTGATCGCGGACGTGCCGCCCGTGCGCGATCCCATCCAGCTGCAGCGCATGGCCACAGCCCGCCTGGGCAAGGACGTGGTGGAGCTGATCCGCGCGTCCGTGAGCTACGGAGACAAGCGGGTGCTGAACGAGATCGACTGGAGCCTGGGCCCCGGCCAGCGCGTGGGCCTGCTCGGAGAGAACGGCGCGGGAAAGTCCACACTGCTGCGGCTCATCACGGGCGAGCTCGAGCCCACCTCCGGCCGCGTCAAGCGCGGCCAGACCGTCCGCGTCGCCGCGCTCTCGCAGCAGCTCGCGGAACTCGAAGAGCACCGCGACGAGCGCGTATCAGCCCTCGTGAAGCGGTACTCGAGCGTCACCCTCGCCGACGGCAGCGAGCTCACCCCTGGCCAACTGTTGGAGCGCCTGGGTTTCTCGAGCGCCCAACTCAAGACCCCCGTCGGGCGGCTGAGCGGCGGCCAGCGGCGGCGCCTGCAAATACTGGTGGTGCTGCTGGGCGAGCCCAACGTGCTGGTCCTCGACGAGCCGACAAACGACCTCGACACGGACATGCTCGCCGCGCTCGAGGACCTGCTGGACGCGTGGCCGGGGACGCTCGTGGTGGTCAGCCACGACCGCTACCTGATGGAGCGCGTCACCGACGAGCAGTTTGCGGTCATCGACGGCGGGCTGCGCCATCTCCCCGGCGGAGTTGACGAGTATGTGGCGCTCTCGCGGGCCCGACGCCGGGGTTCCGGTGGCGTGGGCACGTTCGGTCCTGCATCTGTTGAGGTAGTTCCGGGGCGAAAAACCGCCGCGGAACACCCCGCATCTACCTCAACCGGGAGGCAGGCGGACCGGCGGGTGCTCACCAAGGAGCTGCAGGCCGTAGAGCGGCGCATGGCGCGCATTGCCTCGGAGGTGAGCAGGCTCCACGAGCAGATGGCGGCCCATGAGCAGAGCGACTACGCAGGAGTGGGCAAACTCGCAGATAGCCTGCGGGCACTCGAAGCCGAGAATGCGGAGCTCGAGGAGCGCTGGCTCGAGTTGAGTGAATCGCTCAATTGA
- a CDS encoding DUF3054 domain-containing protein, producing MKLKQAAVGAAGLDVAAILVFASIGRASHEEGILGDNGVGLATTLWPFLAGAAVGWLIARAWKRPCDWRRTGVIVWASTLVVGMVLRAVSGQGVQPSFVIVAGLFLALFLIGWRVVSGWIARRRGLKG from the coding sequence ATGAAGCTGAAGCAGGCCGCGGTGGGAGCTGCGGGGCTGGACGTGGCCGCGATCCTGGTCTTCGCGAGCATCGGCCGCGCGAGCCACGAGGAGGGCATCCTCGGCGACAACGGCGTTGGGCTCGCAACCACACTGTGGCCGTTCCTCGCGGGCGCTGCCGTGGGGTGGCTCATCGCTCGCGCGTGGAAGCGACCCTGCGACTGGCGCCGCACGGGCGTGATTGTGTGGGCGTCAACCCTGGTAGTTGGCATGGTCCTGCGCGCGGTCTCCGGCCAGGGCGTCCAGCCCTCGTTCGTCATCGTCGCGGGGCTGTTCCTCGCGCTGTTCCTGATCGGCTGGCGCGTGGTCTCCGGCTGGATCGCGCGGCGGCGCGGACTCAAGGGCTAA